The following coding sequences lie in one Lolium perenne isolate Kyuss_39 chromosome 2, Kyuss_2.0, whole genome shotgun sequence genomic window:
- the LOC127328200 gene encoding berberine bridge enzyme-like Cyn d 4, which translates to MMRKYGLSSDNILDATIVDADGKLLQGKEAMGDDLFWAIRGGGGGSFGIVLSWKVRLVPVPPKVTYLSVTKTMHQGAVDAVTKWQKVAPALPEDLSVRVVVQKRQANFQSLYLGNCSAVVQTLHRQFPELGVTRADCQEMSWLQYVAYLYFGDAIKNAPLEELLLNRTMPLGPFVKNKSDYVKKALTKAAWQKIFTWPSGAADGELILEPHGGRMSTIADTDTPYPHRSGVLYNIQYVQLWNDNGAGGNNSTPNWINGLYDFMAPFVTKNPRAAYANYRDLDLGMNKVVGGVTTYESGKVWGESYFGGNFRRLATIKRKVDGRDYFRNEQSVPPLLLIRK; encoded by the coding sequence ATGATGCGCAAGTACGGCCTCTCCTCGGACAACATCCTCGACGCCACCATCGTCGACGCCGACGGGAAGCTCTTGCAGGGCAAGGAGGCCATGGGGGACGACCTCTTCTGGGCCATCCGCGGCGGCGGGGGCGGGAGCTTTGGAATCGTCCTGTCGTGGAAGGTGCGGCTCGTGCCGGTCCCACCCAAGGTCACCTACTTGAGCGTAACCAAGACCATGCACCAGGGCGCGGTCGACGCCGTGACCAAGTGGCAGAAGGTCGCCCCGGCGCTCCCCGAGGACCTCAGCGTCCGTGTGGTCGTGCAGAAGCGTCAGGCTAACTTCCAGTCCCTGTACCTCGGCAACTGCAGCGCCGTGGTGCAGACGCTGCATCGCCAGTTCCCGGAGCTCGGGGTGACGCGCGCCGACTGCCAGGAGATGAGCTGGCTGCAGTACGTGGCGTACCTATACTTCGGCGACGCCATCAAAAACGCGCCGCTCGAGGAGCTCCTCCTCAACCGGACCATGCCCCTGGGTCCCTTCGTCAAGAACAAGTCCGACTACGTCAAGAAAGCCCTCACCAAGGCCGCCTGGCAGAAGATCTTCACCTGGCCCAGCGGCGCCGCGGACGGAGAGCTTATCCTCGAGCCGCACGGCGGAAGAATGTCCACGATCGCCGACACCGACACGCCGTACCCACACCGGAGCGGCGTGCTCTACAACATCCAGTACGTCCAGCTCTGGAACGACAACGGGGCCGGGGGAAACAACAGTACACCCAACTGGATCAATGGCTTGTACGACTTTATGGCGCCGTTTGTGACCAAAAACCCCAGGGCTGCGTACGCCAACTACAGGGACCTCGACTTGGGCATGAACAAGGTGGTCGGCGGCGTGACCACCTACGAAAGCGGCAAGGTCTGGGGTGAGAGCTACTTTGGTGGGAACTTTAGAAGGCTCGCGACGATTAAGCGGAAAGTGGATGGCCGTGACTACTTCCGGAACGAGCAGAGTGTGCCGCCACTTCTATTGATCCGGAAATGA